In one window of Fervidobacterium thailandense DNA:
- a CDS encoding bifunctional 3,4-dihydroxy-2-butanone-4-phosphate synthase/GTP cyclohydrolase II → MDSGRMVNLIEIVREQFLQGKPVILIDPEREVEADFVYPAELITPEIVEFVTKYGKGLFCVVGPESELMERGFFKLPSNYGANYFVPVDFPSTKLATGIPASERAVTCNKLADRNTILKDYKYPGHVILIGASSFSKRKGHSESSVELVRMAGFSPYSVIVEILDEKGDSHNLEYAYDIGKRFGLTVLTIPEVWWEYVRRVQLVTVKARAFFPTKFGTFEIVSFENELDFKEHFALVKKYWGVPLVRIHSECVTGDCLSSLRCDCGSQLERALEMIYASGGILLYLRQEGRGIGLAWKVAAYELQDKGIDTYDANVQLGFKPDERDYAIAAQMLKALGATEIKLLTNNPDKVTQLEAYGVVVRERVPLFGKLNKHNLRYIKTKVEKFAHKIDVSNLNVEG, encoded by the coding sequence GTGGACAGCGGGAGAATGGTAAATCTGATTGAAATTGTCCGTGAACAGTTTCTGCAGGGCAAGCCTGTGATACTGATCGATCCAGAGCGCGAGGTGGAAGCTGATTTCGTCTATCCTGCCGAGTTAATAACTCCAGAGATCGTTGAGTTTGTAACAAAGTATGGCAAGGGACTTTTTTGTGTTGTGGGCCCTGAAAGTGAACTTATGGAACGCGGTTTTTTCAAGCTGCCATCCAACTACGGGGCGAATTACTTCGTTCCCGTCGATTTTCCATCAACAAAACTGGCAACGGGTATTCCGGCTTCCGAACGAGCCGTTACGTGCAACAAACTCGCCGATCGGAACACTATTCTGAAGGATTACAAATACCCCGGTCACGTGATACTCATAGGCGCGTCCTCTTTTTCCAAAAGAAAAGGGCACAGTGAGTCATCGGTGGAGCTGGTCAGGATGGCCGGATTCAGTCCTTATTCTGTAATTGTTGAGATTCTGGATGAAAAAGGCGATTCTCACAACCTCGAATATGCGTACGATATCGGGAAGCGTTTCGGGTTAACGGTACTCACGATACCGGAGGTTTGGTGGGAATACGTTCGTAGGGTACAACTTGTTACAGTTAAAGCACGTGCTTTCTTTCCAACAAAGTTCGGGACCTTCGAGATCGTATCTTTTGAAAACGAACTTGATTTTAAAGAACATTTCGCATTGGTAAAGAAGTACTGGGGTGTTCCCCTCGTCAGGATACACTCTGAATGTGTCACCGGTGATTGTTTGAGCTCTCTGAGATGCGATTGCGGTTCGCAGCTGGAACGGGCACTTGAGATGATATATGCAAGCGGAGGTATTCTCCTTTACCTTAGACAGGAAGGAAGAGGCATCGGGCTCGCTTGGAAAGTTGCAGCGTACGAACTACAGGATAAGGGAATCGATACTTACGATGCCAACGTACAACTCGGTTTCAAACCTGACGAAAGGGACTACGCCATCGCCGCTCAGATGTTGAAAGCCCTCGGTGCTACCGAAATCAAGTTGTTGACGAACAATCCAGACAAGGTCACCCAACTCGAAGCTTACGGAGTGGTCGTTCGCGAACGTGTTCCGCTGTTTGGTAAGTTGAATAAGCACAACTTAAGGTACATAAAAACGAAGGTTGAGAAATTTGCCCACAAGATAGACGTCAGTAACTTGAATGTGGAGGGATAA
- the ribH gene encoding 6,7-dimethyl-8-ribityllumazine synthase, giving the protein MQVFEGMYNGEGLRFGIIVSRFNSTVTERLLDGALDCLKRHGVKDEDIDIVWVPGSVEAIYAINLMSRKSDKYDALIVLAAVIQGETYHFNIVANEIGKAVAQANLTGEVPVSFGVLTTETVEQALNRAGIKSGNKGFEAAMAALEMANLRKELIAGK; this is encoded by the coding sequence ATGCAGGTGTTCGAGGGAATGTACAACGGAGAAGGACTAAGGTTTGGCATCATCGTCTCTAGATTCAACAGCACCGTGACTGAGCGACTTCTCGATGGAGCTCTTGATTGCTTAAAACGACACGGGGTGAAGGACGAAGACATCGACATCGTCTGGGTTCCCGGTAGCGTCGAGGCTATTTACGCAATCAATTTGATGAGCAGGAAATCAGACAAGTACGACGCGTTAATCGTTCTGGCGGCGGTCATCCAAGGTGAGACTTACCATTTCAACATCGTGGCCAACGAGATTGGTAAAGCGGTGGCTCAGGCCAACCTTACCGGGGAAGTACCGGTAAGTTTCGGAGTACTTACCACCGAAACGGTGGAACAAGCACTTAACAGGGCGGGAATAAAATCCGGAAACAAAGGATTTGAGGCCGCGATGGCCGCACTTGAAATGGCGAATCTGAGGAAAGAGTTAATAGCCGGCAAGTAG
- a CDS encoding MFS transporter: MSDSTNRRRIVFLLFIILVILNADQMVMSPVIGMIETEFGVTDSHIGLVGGVFSIIGALVSLVWGYLTDIYNRKRLLIASVLVGEIPCLLTAISGSFGELFLWRVLTGIGIGASFPISYSLIGDLFSHKERGKVVSVLGLASTIGGILGMLVAGYTAGVFGWRIPFILVSAPNLILIPLLLNLIEEPKRGAHEEGFEEGLVEYHYSVKLSDYANLVRIKTNLLLFFQGIAGTIPWGAVPYFMIEFFKREKGMDLNQATTVFLIFAMGSIAGNVIGGFLGEKIYGRSKKLVPFVSAITTIVGTFLTVLVFRYPYIPGQFYSLVVLCLLGFIAALMDSYTGPNVKMMLLNVNEPKDRGRIFSIFNLTDSVGTGVGRFVGGSLSVAFGTLGAALEVSAYFWLICGFLLMLSSWYFEQEVEQLNKRMLEIASQGGQS, from the coding sequence ATGAGCGATTCAACAAACAGGCGAAGGATTGTCTTTCTCCTTTTCATCATTCTCGTTATCCTGAACGCGGATCAAATGGTCATGAGCCCCGTTATTGGAATGATCGAGACTGAATTTGGGGTAACGGATTCCCACATTGGTCTGGTCGGAGGAGTTTTCAGTATCATCGGTGCTCTTGTGAGTTTAGTTTGGGGGTATTTAACCGATATCTACAACAGAAAACGCTTGCTTATCGCTTCGGTGCTCGTTGGCGAGATTCCTTGTCTGCTGACCGCAATTTCCGGTTCGTTTGGTGAGCTGTTTCTGTGGCGTGTACTCACCGGAATAGGAATTGGTGCATCGTTCCCGATATCTTACTCGCTGATCGGTGATTTGTTCAGCCACAAGGAACGCGGAAAAGTCGTCTCGGTGCTTGGGTTGGCCTCCACCATCGGAGGTATTTTAGGAATGCTCGTGGCAGGTTACACGGCAGGGGTTTTCGGGTGGCGCATCCCGTTCATTCTGGTTTCAGCTCCAAATCTCATTCTCATTCCGCTACTTCTCAACTTGATTGAAGAGCCCAAGAGAGGTGCACACGAGGAAGGATTCGAAGAAGGATTGGTCGAATACCATTATTCTGTGAAATTGTCCGATTACGCAAACCTGGTTAGGATAAAAACTAATCTCCTTCTTTTCTTCCAAGGGATTGCCGGCACAATTCCATGGGGAGCTGTTCCTTACTTCATGATTGAGTTCTTCAAACGTGAAAAGGGAATGGACCTAAATCAAGCCACTACCGTATTCCTCATATTTGCGATGGGAAGTATTGCAGGAAACGTCATCGGTGGGTTCCTCGGCGAGAAGATTTACGGAAGGTCCAAGAAACTTGTGCCGTTCGTTTCCGCAATCACCACGATAGTTGGAACTTTCCTGACGGTTCTCGTTTTCAGGTATCCTTACATTCCTGGACAGTTCTATTCACTTGTGGTACTGTGTTTGCTCGGTTTCATCGCGGCGCTTATGGATTCATATACAGGTCCAAACGTGAAGATGATGCTTTTGAATGTCAACGAGCCGAAAGACCGGGGACGTATATTCTCCATTTTCAACCTGACCGATTCCGTTGGAACGGGAGTTGGAAGGTTCGTAGGTGGCAGCCTCTCCGTGGCATTTGGAACACTTGGAGCGGCACTGGAGGTCAGCGCTTACTTCTGGCTCATCTGCGGGTTCCTACTCATGCTGTCTTCGTGGTATTTTGAGCAGGAGGTCGAGCAGCTCAACAAGAGGATGTTGGAAATCGCTTCGCAAGGCGGGCAATCTTAA
- a CDS encoding sodium-dependent transporter, which translates to MGGKREHWGSRIGLILAMAGNAIGLGNFWRFPYQAAKNGGGAFMIPYFVAFLFMGIPLLIIEWAQGRYGGRYGHGTIGPMVYLQTKEKTGIKFARFYGALAGALALSVVVLLNSYYNHVIGWTLGYAWETVTGNYMPKDVDTGAYFVGYVQDPARVMVFWLITLVILWIITSRGIQKGLERLAKVAMPAIYVFALVLLVRALTLGSPVNPEWTPIKGLDYMWSPRWNELNWSATLAAAGQIFFTLSLGMGIIQNYASYLRDKDDIVTSAVATASLNEFAEVILAGTIVIPIAFTFLGTEGLKSGVGLSFIALPNVFREMVGGRLFGTLWFLLLFFAGITSSIAMFNYLTAFLEDEFGVERKKGARFVFGLYVITGLPVGLEPILTKTAEFAYLTELDNWVGTYFLVLLGLVEIIAAVWFFGDKGLEEINRGSYWKIPRWFYNLVMRAITPLFIAILLVFSTLDFVKAGYFKLIPSFVADKPTLIPWVLGARIILALVFVLNYVLTYRSLGEKLNNGR; encoded by the coding sequence GTGGGTGGTAAGCGCGAGCACTGGGGAAGTAGGATAGGACTGATACTCGCGATGGCCGGAAACGCCATCGGACTTGGAAACTTTTGGAGGTTTCCGTACCAAGCCGCTAAGAACGGCGGCGGTGCGTTCATGATTCCGTATTTCGTGGCGTTCCTCTTCATGGGAATCCCGTTGCTGATTATAGAGTGGGCACAAGGCAGGTACGGTGGTCGCTATGGACACGGTACGATCGGACCGATGGTCTACCTCCAAACAAAGGAAAAGACGGGTATCAAATTTGCGCGGTTTTATGGTGCACTTGCGGGAGCTCTGGCCCTCTCAGTCGTCGTATTGCTCAACTCCTACTACAACCACGTCATTGGTTGGACACTTGGCTACGCTTGGGAGACGGTAACGGGTAATTACATGCCCAAAGATGTGGATACCGGCGCGTATTTTGTAGGATATGTCCAGGACCCGGCCCGGGTTATGGTATTCTGGCTTATCACGCTCGTGATACTGTGGATCATCACAAGCAGAGGCATTCAAAAAGGATTGGAAAGACTTGCAAAAGTTGCCATGCCGGCGATTTACGTGTTTGCGCTTGTACTTTTGGTTAGAGCACTCACTCTTGGTTCGCCGGTCAATCCGGAATGGACCCCCATCAAAGGCCTCGATTACATGTGGTCACCACGCTGGAATGAACTCAACTGGAGCGCGACGCTTGCAGCAGCAGGTCAAATCTTCTTTACACTCTCACTTGGCATGGGAATCATCCAGAACTACGCCTCTTACTTGAGGGATAAGGACGATATCGTAACCTCGGCGGTTGCCACTGCTTCGTTGAATGAATTTGCGGAAGTGATTCTTGCTGGAACTATAGTGATTCCGATTGCTTTCACGTTCCTCGGAACCGAGGGCTTGAAGAGTGGTGTTGGACTGTCCTTCATTGCACTCCCGAACGTCTTCAGGGAGATGGTCGGCGGTAGGTTGTTCGGAACGTTGTGGTTCTTGTTGCTTTTCTTTGCCGGTATTACAAGTTCTATAGCCATGTTCAACTACCTTACGGCGTTCCTTGAGGATGAATTTGGTGTTGAGCGAAAGAAAGGTGCACGATTTGTCTTTGGACTTTACGTTATCACTGGGCTTCCTGTCGGGCTGGAACCCATCTTAACAAAAACGGCCGAGTTTGCATACCTCACGGAGCTCGATAACTGGGTGGGAACATACTTCCTTGTTTTACTTGGCTTAGTTGAAATCATCGCAGCGGTTTGGTTCTTCGGTGATAAGGGACTTGAAGAAATTAACAGGGGAAGTTACTGGAAGATACCTCGCTGGTTCTACAACCTGGTCATGCGTGCGATTACCCCTCTATTCATCGCTATACTGCTCGTATTCTCGACCCTGGACTTTGTTAAAGCCGGTTACTTCAAGCTGATTCCTTCGTTTGTCGCCGACAAGCCCACGTTGATACCGTGGGTACTCGGGGCACGCATTATCCTTGCACTGGTGTTCGTACTGAACTACGTACTCACGTACAGAAGTCTTGGCGAGAAGCTAAACAACGGAAGGTGA
- a CDS encoding PP2C family protein-serine/threonine phosphatase, with the protein MDRILFLTSDLNVTAEVAELLRFVGYDVVEVSDVSEVEHNNFELAILYSSHLQKAYEWARYFRTSIALSTVPIILMIPRKEYHILLESYQVGISDFVEFPVIDVEIISKVALHIELKKSRERIESLYRELKENLELSRQLQKMMLPPHVSLHKDFWITSNYAPSQYVGGDVYDFASYKDSVLVYLADISGHGVQSALLCSAVKSLVRYTFEQSDSLLETINELSLSLKPVLVHNYLTGIFLKISSNGVEYLNCGHPNLIMYDGKRFSELEMKRTFPIGLFDEHYGEEDVGFFELQQGITYILYTDGIYSPFEKMAGNSGTSWSMFKDFLDRDVSGLSAEAIPFYVPTRLKMLYSEFPDDYSIIAFGRNDSYCYLENEHLVSLNMDEKYLSLLYELKSYACGENVRILMNKHPEVLTIVTENVEVGPILKKLPASVTLNFDDVTVINVF; encoded by the coding sequence ATGGATAGAATACTCTTTTTAACGTCGGATCTCAACGTCACAGCTGAAGTGGCGGAGTTGTTGAGATTCGTGGGTTATGACGTTGTTGAAGTCTCGGATGTGAGCGAGGTCGAGCACAATAATTTTGAACTGGCCATACTCTACTCGTCCCATCTCCAAAAGGCTTACGAATGGGCAAGATATTTTAGAACAAGCATTGCACTCTCAACGGTACCGATAATATTGATGATCCCCAGGAAAGAATACCACATCCTTTTGGAGAGTTACCAAGTTGGGATATCCGACTTTGTGGAATTCCCAGTGATCGACGTGGAAATCATTTCTAAGGTTGCACTACACATCGAATTAAAGAAAAGTCGAGAGAGGATAGAGTCACTTTACCGGGAACTCAAGGAGAACTTGGAGTTATCCCGACAACTACAAAAGATGATGCTCCCACCCCACGTTAGTCTTCACAAGGACTTTTGGATAACCTCCAATTACGCCCCTTCCCAATACGTCGGTGGTGATGTTTACGATTTCGCATCCTATAAAGACAGCGTTCTTGTTTACTTGGCTGACATATCCGGGCATGGGGTTCAGTCTGCGCTCCTCTGTTCGGCTGTCAAATCCCTCGTTCGCTACACATTTGAACAGTCTGATTCGCTCTTGGAAACGATAAACGAACTTTCCTTGAGTCTAAAGCCCGTGTTGGTCCACAACTACCTAACGGGTATATTTCTCAAAATCTCGTCGAACGGTGTTGAATATCTCAATTGCGGGCACCCGAACTTAATTATGTACGATGGAAAGCGATTTTCCGAGCTTGAAATGAAGAGGACATTTCCGATAGGACTCTTCGACGAACATTACGGAGAAGAAGACGTCGGTTTTTTTGAACTCCAGCAGGGCATAACTTACATCTTGTACACCGATGGAATATACTCACCCTTCGAAAAGATGGCAGGTAACAGTGGAACTTCCTGGTCCATGTTTAAAGACTTTCTTGATAGGGATGTTTCAGGACTGAGTGCGGAAGCCATTCCTTTCTACGTACCGACGAGGCTAAAGATGCTCTACTCGGAATTTCCCGATGATTACTCGATAATCGCGTTCGGAAGGAATGACAGTTATTGCTATCTTGAGAACGAGCATCTCGTCTCACTTAACATGGATGAGAAATACCTGTCCCTGCTTTACGAGCTGAAAAGTTACGCGTGTGGCGAGAACGTGAGAATACTAATGAACAAGCACCCGGAGGTTTTGACCATAGTTACCGAAAACGTTGAGGTGGGACCGATTTTGAAAAAGCTGCCAGCAAGTGTAACTTTGAACTTCGACGACGTGACGGTTATAAACGTATTCTGA
- a CDS encoding AAA family ATPase: protein MIELLHIDEYVYLRNVDIYFSEGLNVITGETGTGKSLLLDIIGSFLDYQNIRGDTFSADIVVNVPNDLEDLEVKAGQHVFSVERKNRRTFYKFDGRLASKDFVQEVFSNLVSIHKQNSHIKLFERGFFVKILDTVAGNEDILREYRTLYSRYQEILRLLSMATPEDVQKELEELSEKIDEVERAKLSVQEEEELERKYKELTNLQQIVQNYTTASEQLEEIELILRKMYSQLPENYHSNLDVIVEHVAELSNELRRQLSNLEDINPEEIESRLWTYRKLRRKYGPTTEDVLENLANWKKLYAEKRREYEILKNASSEREKVEKELIRLSELLRRRRQETATKLLESVKAHLMDLNMNARLEFKFTETELKYDGADDIELLGNTLPTGELLPLRKIASGGELSRIMLAIELAIVSTPILVYDEIDAGVGGMTALKLASKLKELSKGHQVIVVTHLPQIAAVADKHFAIRRCDGVGKVVELDEAGKREELRRMVGGEEFLEKISGE, encoded by the coding sequence ATGATAGAACTGCTTCACATAGATGAATACGTATACCTAAGGAATGTGGATATCTATTTTTCCGAGGGACTCAACGTAATCACTGGGGAAACCGGAACGGGTAAATCGTTGCTACTTGATATCATCGGCTCTTTCCTGGACTATCAGAATATCCGAGGAGATACCTTCAGTGCCGATATCGTTGTGAACGTACCGAACGATCTTGAGGACCTGGAGGTAAAAGCGGGACAGCATGTGTTCAGCGTCGAAAGAAAGAATCGAAGAACCTTCTACAAGTTCGATGGAAGGCTCGCAAGCAAGGATTTCGTCCAGGAAGTGTTTTCGAATCTTGTGTCCATCCACAAACAAAATTCCCATATCAAGCTCTTCGAGCGAGGATTCTTCGTCAAGATCCTGGATACCGTTGCGGGTAACGAGGATATACTACGAGAGTACAGGACGCTTTACAGTAGGTACCAAGAGATCCTAAGGCTACTCTCGATGGCAACACCCGAAGATGTTCAGAAAGAGCTGGAAGAGCTCTCTGAGAAGATCGACGAAGTGGAACGTGCCAAACTATCCGTACAAGAGGAAGAGGAACTCGAAAGGAAGTACAAGGAACTGACAAATTTGCAACAGATCGTTCAGAACTACACAACCGCATCAGAGCAGCTTGAGGAAATCGAGCTTATCCTGAGAAAGATGTACAGCCAACTTCCGGAAAATTACCATTCGAACCTCGACGTGATCGTTGAACACGTTGCCGAGTTATCGAACGAGCTGAGAAGGCAACTCTCAAATCTTGAGGACATAAACCCCGAGGAGATCGAAAGTAGATTGTGGACATACCGGAAACTAAGGCGAAAGTACGGCCCCACAACGGAAGACGTACTTGAGAACTTAGCTAACTGGAAAAAGCTTTACGCCGAAAAGCGCAGAGAATATGAGATTCTCAAGAATGCGAGCTCGGAGCGCGAGAAGGTTGAGAAAGAACTAATCAGATTGAGCGAGTTGTTGAGAAGACGGAGACAGGAAACGGCTACGAAACTGCTTGAAAGCGTTAAAGCACACCTTATGGATTTAAACATGAACGCAAGGCTCGAATTCAAGTTCACCGAAACGGAACTCAAGTACGACGGTGCAGATGATATAGAGCTTTTGGGTAACACACTTCCCACGGGAGAGCTGTTACCCTTGAGGAAGATCGCATCAGGTGGTGAGCTTTCAAGGATAATGCTTGCGATTGAACTTGCGATCGTTTCCACCCCCATCCTGGTTTACGATGAAATAGATGCCGGTGTTGGTGGTATGACCGCTCTGAAACTGGCCAGCAAGTTAAAGGAACTTTCGAAAGGGCATCAGGTTATCGTTGTAACGCACCTTCCACAGATTGCGGCGGTAGCGGACAAACACTTTGCGATTCGTCGGTGCGATGGTGTTGGTAAAGTTGTTGAGCTGGACGAGGCAGGTAAACGTGAGGAACTACGAAGGATGGTGGGTGGCGAAGAATTTTTGGAAAAGATATCGGGGGAATAG
- a CDS encoding cytidine deaminase yields MEEREIGKLLELAKRALENAYVPYSNFRVGAVLVAKDGRIFTGVNVENASYGLTNCAERTAIFKAVSEGAREFETLVVIADTDKPVSPCGACRQVMAEFGNFRVILANTKGEYLETSVSELLPLSFSGDELKQHEK; encoded by the coding sequence ATGGAAGAGCGTGAGATCGGGAAACTTTTGGAACTTGCTAAGCGAGCGCTGGAAAACGCGTACGTACCGTATTCGAACTTCAGAGTTGGGGCCGTGCTCGTGGCAAAAGACGGGAGGATCTTCACAGGTGTTAACGTTGAGAACGCTTCCTACGGGCTTACGAATTGTGCTGAGAGAACGGCGATTTTCAAGGCCGTCTCGGAAGGTGCACGCGAATTCGAAACTCTCGTTGTTATTGCCGATACGGATAAACCAGTCTCACCGTGCGGTGCCTGTAGGCAAGTAATGGCCGAATTCGGGAACTTTCGGGTGATCCTTGCAAACACGAAAGGAGAATACCTGGAGACCTCCGTTTCCGAACTGTTGCCACTGAGCTTCAGCGGTGATGAGCTGAAACAGCACGAGAAGTAA
- a CDS encoding hemolysin family protein — protein MEDPLSYIWSIFTIAVLILLSAFFSASETAMTSVSRHKLRDLARKKQEEEEKSEIHLFNKLLTGLLISNNLVNILASSIAAVTISRVIVSESLSAIVSTLVMTFVLLVFGEITPKILARQNAERFFETSIKVVVPLSNALSPLISFFVKLSNVFVKLFGGQVVQDAPFITIDDIASYVEIGREEGSIDHEEGLMIERTIAMDETLVKEIMIPRIDIVAVEENQSIKEVVEVIVQEEYSRLPVYRETIDNVVGICYAKDILSFIASRGTDVLDKVRVKELMREPLFVPEQMPVSELLKEFKSKKMHMAIVVDEYGGTSGIVTLEDILEEIFGEIMDEYDEHESLGIKQIEENTYLVDATISLNDLERELRIEFPEGEFETLAGYLLDRFKHIPKVGDQVQEGNTTYKVVAASRNRIEKVLIKIEDKKEKAEKSEKNDKVGGDTDGRA, from the coding sequence GTGGAGGATCCGCTGAGTTACATCTGGAGTATCTTCACGATAGCCGTACTTATATTGCTCTCGGCATTTTTCTCCGCATCCGAAACGGCGATGACGTCCGTTAGTCGACATAAACTTCGTGACCTTGCTCGAAAGAAACAAGAAGAAGAGGAGAAGAGCGAAATTCACCTTTTCAACAAACTCCTCACCGGTTTACTAATCTCTAATAACCTTGTAAACATCCTTGCGTCCTCGATAGCAGCCGTCACGATTTCGAGGGTCATAGTTTCTGAATCGCTTTCGGCCATCGTCTCCACTTTGGTGATGACGTTCGTCTTGCTCGTCTTTGGTGAAATAACACCAAAAATCCTGGCGCGACAGAACGCGGAACGTTTCTTTGAGACGAGTATAAAAGTCGTTGTGCCACTCTCCAACGCACTTTCTCCACTAATATCGTTTTTCGTGAAGTTATCGAACGTGTTTGTTAAACTCTTTGGTGGCCAGGTAGTACAAGACGCACCATTTATAACGATAGACGATATCGCTTCTTATGTGGAAATAGGACGCGAAGAAGGCTCAATAGACCACGAAGAAGGTCTCATGATTGAGCGAACGATTGCGATGGACGAAACTCTGGTAAAGGAGATCATGATTCCACGAATAGATATCGTTGCTGTGGAAGAAAACCAGAGTATCAAGGAAGTTGTGGAGGTTATTGTCCAGGAGGAGTACTCTCGTTTACCAGTTTACAGGGAAACCATCGATAACGTCGTTGGAATATGTTACGCGAAAGATATCCTCTCCTTCATCGCGTCACGTGGAACGGATGTACTTGACAAGGTGCGTGTGAAGGAATTAATGCGTGAACCGCTGTTTGTTCCAGAGCAAATGCCGGTTTCCGAACTTTTAAAGGAGTTTAAGTCGAAGAAGATGCACATGGCGATTGTTGTCGACGAGTACGGTGGAACCTCCGGAATAGTTACACTTGAAGATATTCTCGAAGAGATATTCGGAGAAATCATGGACGAATACGATGAGCACGAATCGCTGGGGATCAAACAGATTGAGGAAAATACTTACTTAGTCGATGCTACGATCTCGCTGAACGACTTGGAGAGGGAGCTGAGAATCGAGTTCCCGGAGGGAGAGTTCGAGACACTTGCTGGTTACTTGCTTGACAGGTTCAAACACATTCCGAAGGTCGGTGACCAGGTCCAGGAAGGCAATACCACTTACAAGGTTGTTGCCGCATCGAGGAACAGAATTGAGAAAGTTCTGATAAAGATAGAGGATAAAAAGGAAAAGGCGGAGAAATCTGAAAAGAACGATAAGGTGGGTGGTGATACGGATGGAAGAGCGTGA
- a CDS encoding sensor domain-containing diguanylate cyclase, with product MDSEQLKSRDTKSDVKNLARVLEEVLTLVSDTEIFVLVVDLENGKISFSKNTPGSLKKETLNELKYEGKNVWSFLQHFKNSGKRALTDIIKDEKEIYRFTCLKLEKDIVCFGEVITRKVLIDQYISERIETLTLYLEFAPVFFVALDKEGNITYVNSYTLQKTGYALYEVLGNNWFEIFIPETEVEIVKGVFKDIMSGKIELRQNFENEIRTKDGQTLTILWENRLLKKGDENIGTISVGIDVTEQKVKDFEEEVLIRLLSITAEVDYHTAIEKLRTYLSEHCGFDYLVCSIKTSEGEQTFELVSNNNKDLNEVQLKRMCKEFSDGSITVIFHVGKLPKYASESCLKSILQVILSFFERVYYIQKLEEASFRDALTGLFNRRYFMMNLKTEILRVKRYGVTSTVVMLDMDGLKQINDTYGHDVGDLALRKVAKVLIENTRATDLCARYGGDEFVILMPETDLGSAKGAVMRILDKLHNKVVGKTSLSFSAGVAKISPEDDPDGISVLKRADELLYAAKKSGKNTVLSETEALF from the coding sequence ATGGATTCAGAACAATTAAAAAGCAGAGATACAAAATCGGATGTAAAAAATCTCGCGAGGGTATTAGAAGAAGTTCTAACACTCGTTTCGGACACCGAAATATTCGTCTTAGTCGTTGATCTTGAAAACGGAAAGATTAGTTTCTCGAAAAACACTCCCGGTAGCTTGAAAAAAGAAACACTCAACGAACTCAAGTATGAAGGCAAAAACGTATGGAGTTTTTTGCAGCACTTTAAGAATTCAGGGAAGAGAGCTTTAACGGACATTATCAAAGATGAGAAGGAAATATACCGTTTCACATGTTTGAAGTTAGAAAAAGATATCGTATGTTTTGGAGAAGTGATAACGAGAAAGGTACTCATAGATCAGTACATCAGTGAGCGGATAGAAACATTGACTTTGTATCTTGAGTTTGCTCCGGTGTTCTTTGTGGCACTCGATAAAGAGGGAAATATTACGTATGTAAATTCGTATACCTTGCAAAAAACGGGGTACGCACTTTACGAAGTTCTTGGAAATAATTGGTTTGAAATCTTCATACCTGAAACTGAGGTTGAAATCGTCAAGGGAGTCTTCAAGGATATAATGAGTGGCAAGATAGAGCTACGGCAGAACTTCGAGAATGAAATAAGAACAAAAGACGGGCAAACGTTAACCATCTTGTGGGAGAATCGACTTCTCAAAAAGGGAGACGAAAATATTGGTACGATAAGTGTCGGAATCGATGTCACCGAACAAAAGGTTAAAGATTTCGAAGAAGAGGTTCTCATACGCTTGCTGAGTATTACGGCAGAGGTTGATTACCACACAGCTATAGAAAAACTCCGGACCTATCTTTCCGAACACTGCGGATTCGATTACTTGGTTTGTTCGATTAAAACTTCCGAGGGTGAACAGACCTTTGAGCTCGTGTCGAATAACAACAAAGATTTAAATGAAGTGCAACTAAAAAGGATGTGTAAAGAGTTCTCCGATGGCTCGATAACCGTAATCTTTCACGTAGGAAAATTGCCAAAGTACGCATCCGAAAGTTGTTTAAAGAGTATTCTTCAGGTGATTCTCTCATTCTTTGAGAGAGTTTACTACATCCAGAAACTCGAAGAGGCGTCGTTCAGGGATGCGCTGACAGGTCTCTTTAATAGAAGGTACTTCATGATGAATTTGAAAACAGAAATACTGCGCGTTAAACGTTACGGAGTTACTTCAACAGTTGTTATGCTTGACATGGATGGCTTGAAGCAAATTAACGATACGTACGGTCACGATGTTGGAGATCTTGCGCTGAGGAAAGTTGCAAAAGTCCTCATCGAGAATACAAGGGCTACGGATTTATGCGCAAGGTACGGTGGAGATGAGTTCGTGATATTAATGCCAGAAACCGACTTGGGAAGCGCAAAGGGGGCTGTAATGAGGATTCTCGATAAGCTCCACAATAAGGTTGTGGGGAAAACGTCTCTGAGTTTCAGCGCGGGTGTGGCTAAGATATCTCCAGAGGATGATCCGGATGGTATTTCCGTCTTGAAAAGAGCAGACGAACTCCTCTACGCGGCAAAGAAATCCGGTAAAAATACGGTACTTTCCGAGACCGAGGCCTTATTTTAA